The Immundisolibacter cernigliae genome has a window encoding:
- a CDS encoding AAA domain-containing protein, whose amino-acid sequence MTEGAPLILDLLNYIEQVEKLKTKPAFCVPDDYFVAYQHELKGLPELQFNLQVEGDDVWLRIPRLREIAAPDLDEKLEPWVTLPKSPEKSPEIKGEAVTYDGQREVARAQLTDHPEIQELFDWYVENQWEPWAAAERPRRKTIARYNKLFSLQQAIASEGAETPLELVWGIGYAAWKKEGFATPLKHPLLVQSCEIALNEKTFDLEVRPRDVEPRLEADCYAAMELPGVRQLEAYWRSALDTGALDTGAHRVNPFEASTFDGTLKAAVGYLDPTGAYEVRTDDVTPPTPSDKLKITNTWVLFGRKRSGDIFLEDIRRLKKSVEEATELPNVIRSFVERGDNTVRVRPEQPFRGLSSSDSPSGAFELYFPMAYNDEQVAIVQKLANNDGVVVQGPPGTGKTHTIANVICHYLAQGKRVLVTAKSESALAVLQDKLPERIRPLSVALLSDERDGMKQFEHSIQTIASSVAALNPTHASAVIAAAEEKLNQLHAKIAHVDHTVADYAGKHMRNYSFQGKEVTPEEMAKLVLDHAEEHQWFDDAPPPTQDGVLPFDDADICALRQARIKVGKNLVYLGCSLPAQDEFPSWSDLLGLHRDLVKAKSIDDSVTQGNILGLVDTRLETFEKAQALLKFLEDRQALMAKVAGARRPWLDELGKRIADTRQGDPALHALLAICGDVRHLEQRRLELLATAVDVPADAERHKDFTEAVGRLVAGKSAFALPFGQSEARKMVAAVTVLGIPPASKGDWELAQQTLAWRTEARKAVARWTALSGEFGLEALDANLDAAFKQVMSWQASIEAVRHLTIVFDASLHTRLEEVFGKTTANRMWDGGEGFVTTASASLHAHVDKGRLAYAMTRVQELVRKLEGRSGSIVDELRCFLTESLGGASTDESALQATWLALQAELSHLTTLRPAFEDIARVADAIEAAGAVQWANRVRTQVAASDLDAIVPVKWREAWNWRLAVTFLDRIDGHQRLRELFEERKALTTALARTYQDLVAEKTWLGVFNNSPDSVRQALQTYLNAVQAMGGGNGVRAIRHRRTARNAMQRAYQAVPCWVLPQWRVSETIPAEVGLFDLVVIDEASQSDIWALPALLRGKKLLVVGDHKQVSPLAIGTAEEKIKELSRRFLANQPHGSEMTPGKSIYDLARVVFAGNSVMLKEHFRCVPAIIEFSNREFYENDIRALRVPKANERLDPPLVDVFVKGGFRQGDVNRPEAKAIVDEIEAILADPQFDGRSIGVVTLLGTAQAAHIHELVSERISPVDVVGRQIAIGPPPVFQGRERDIMLVSMVLGPGNRAALDRPDMNQRFNVALSRARDRMYLFRSVVETDFQPNSLNSRVMRHFKQPFRQDVRRVQSLREKCESGFELEMFDELVKRGFRVEPQVPSGGYRIDFVVEGNEGRRLAIECDGDRFHGPGQWHDDMARQRVLERAGWTFWRCFASSFVRRRDAIINELLQTLERMGIEPLGSESADNTAWVHYKEVDPYGVEEQREVALE is encoded by the coding sequence ATGACTGAGGGCGCACCCCTCATTCTCGACCTGCTCAACTACATCGAGCAGGTCGAGAAGCTGAAGACCAAACCTGCCTTCTGCGTCCCGGACGACTACTTCGTTGCCTACCAGCACGAACTCAAGGGGCTGCCAGAACTCCAGTTCAACCTGCAGGTGGAAGGCGATGACGTGTGGCTACGCATCCCTCGATTACGGGAAATAGCGGCGCCGGACCTGGATGAGAAGCTCGAACCCTGGGTCACGTTACCGAAAAGCCCAGAGAAGAGCCCGGAGATCAAGGGAGAGGCCGTGACCTATGACGGCCAGCGTGAAGTCGCGCGGGCGCAGTTGACGGACCACCCGGAAATCCAAGAACTCTTTGACTGGTACGTCGAGAACCAATGGGAGCCCTGGGCGGCAGCCGAGCGCCCGCGGCGCAAAACCATCGCTCGATACAACAAGCTTTTTTCGCTGCAGCAGGCCATCGCATCGGAGGGCGCCGAGACGCCGCTCGAACTGGTCTGGGGCATTGGCTACGCGGCGTGGAAGAAGGAAGGTTTCGCGACGCCGCTGAAGCATCCATTGCTGGTGCAATCCTGCGAAATTGCGCTCAACGAGAAGACCTTCGACCTTGAGGTTCGTCCTCGCGATGTCGAGCCGCGTCTTGAGGCGGACTGCTACGCGGCGATGGAGTTGCCCGGCGTGCGACAACTGGAGGCGTATTGGCGCAGCGCCCTGGACACCGGTGCCCTGGACACCGGCGCCCATCGCGTCAATCCATTCGAGGCATCAACGTTTGATGGCACGCTCAAGGCCGCGGTCGGCTATCTCGACCCCACCGGCGCTTACGAGGTCAGGACCGACGATGTAACGCCACCGACGCCCAGTGACAAGCTCAAGATTACGAACACCTGGGTTCTATTCGGTCGCAAACGTTCTGGCGACATCTTCCTTGAGGACATCCGACGCCTGAAGAAGTCGGTCGAGGAAGCCACGGAATTGCCGAACGTCATTCGCAGCTTTGTCGAGCGCGGTGACAACACTGTTCGAGTTCGTCCGGAGCAGCCATTCCGTGGCCTGTCGTCCAGCGACAGCCCATCAGGCGCCTTCGAACTGTATTTCCCGATGGCCTACAACGACGAGCAGGTCGCCATCGTCCAGAAGCTCGCGAACAATGACGGCGTTGTCGTTCAAGGCCCCCCGGGCACGGGCAAAACCCACACGATTGCCAACGTCATCTGTCACTACCTGGCCCAAGGCAAGCGAGTCCTGGTGACGGCCAAGAGCGAGTCAGCCCTGGCCGTGCTGCAGGACAAACTTCCCGAACGCATTCGACCGCTCAGCGTCGCGCTGCTATCGGATGAGCGCGATGGTATGAAGCAGTTCGAGCACTCCATCCAGACGATTGCGTCGAGCGTCGCGGCCCTCAACCCAACCCACGCCTCGGCTGTCATCGCGGCGGCCGAGGAGAAGCTGAACCAGCTCCACGCCAAAATTGCCCATGTGGACCACACCGTCGCCGACTATGCGGGCAAGCACATGCGCAACTACTCATTCCAGGGCAAGGAGGTAACGCCGGAAGAGATGGCCAAACTGGTGCTCGACCATGCAGAGGAGCATCAGTGGTTCGATGACGCGCCGCCCCCGACGCAGGATGGCGTGCTGCCCTTCGACGACGCTGACATCTGCGCACTTCGGCAAGCTCGCATCAAGGTTGGTAAGAATCTGGTCTACCTTGGGTGTTCACTGCCAGCCCAGGACGAGTTCCCCTCGTGGTCGGACTTGCTCGGGCTGCATCGAGACCTTGTCAAGGCCAAGTCCATCGACGACAGCGTGACCCAAGGCAACATTCTTGGGCTGGTCGATACGCGGCTGGAAACCTTCGAGAAGGCGCAGGCGCTGCTCAAGTTCCTCGAGGACCGCCAAGCGCTCATGGCAAAGGTGGCTGGCGCACGAAGGCCCTGGCTCGACGAGTTGGGCAAGCGCATTGCAGACACGCGGCAGGGCGATCCGGCACTCCATGCCCTGCTCGCCATCTGCGGCGACGTGCGTCACCTTGAGCAACGACGTCTCGAGTTGCTGGCCACAGCGGTGGACGTTCCCGCCGATGCCGAACGGCACAAGGACTTCACAGAGGCCGTCGGCCGTTTGGTTGCCGGCAAGAGCGCGTTTGCACTGCCCTTCGGCCAGAGCGAGGCGCGCAAGATGGTCGCCGCGGTCACCGTCCTTGGCATTCCACCGGCATCCAAGGGTGACTGGGAGCTAGCCCAACAAACACTCGCTTGGCGCACTGAGGCCCGCAAGGCCGTGGCACGGTGGACAGCACTGTCCGGTGAGTTCGGGCTGGAGGCGCTCGACGCGAACCTGGATGCCGCCTTCAAGCAGGTGATGTCTTGGCAGGCGAGCATTGAGGCCGTGCGGCATCTGACCATCGTGTTCGACGCCAGTCTGCACACACGGCTTGAAGAAGTCTTCGGCAAAACGACCGCCAACCGGATGTGGGACGGAGGCGAGGGTTTCGTGACTACGGCCTCCGCCAGCCTGCACGCACACGTCGACAAGGGGCGCCTGGCCTACGCGATGACACGGGTTCAGGAGTTGGTGCGAAAGCTCGAGGGCCGCAGTGGAAGCATCGTCGATGAATTGCGATGTTTCCTGACCGAGTCCCTGGGCGGGGCATCGACCGACGAGTCGGCCTTGCAGGCCACTTGGCTCGCGTTACAGGCCGAGTTGTCTCACCTGACCACCCTTCGGCCGGCGTTCGAGGACATCGCGCGAGTGGCTGACGCCATTGAGGCGGCCGGCGCCGTTCAGTGGGCAAATCGCGTACGGACGCAGGTCGCAGCCTCGGACCTCGACGCGATAGTTCCGGTGAAGTGGCGCGAGGCTTGGAACTGGCGACTGGCCGTGACGTTTCTGGACCGTATCGACGGACACCAGAGGCTGCGCGAGCTGTTCGAAGAGCGTAAGGCGCTAACCACCGCGCTGGCGCGCACGTACCAAGACCTGGTGGCAGAGAAAACCTGGCTGGGCGTGTTCAACAACTCACCGGACAGCGTGCGGCAGGCGCTGCAGACCTATCTGAACGCAGTGCAGGCAATGGGTGGCGGCAATGGTGTGAGGGCCATCCGGCACCGCAGGACTGCACGCAACGCCATGCAGCGAGCCTACCAAGCGGTTCCTTGTTGGGTATTACCACAGTGGCGCGTATCCGAAACCATTCCAGCTGAAGTGGGCCTGTTTGATCTCGTTGTGATCGATGAGGCTTCGCAATCGGACATCTGGGCACTGCCAGCGCTATTGCGGGGCAAGAAACTACTGGTCGTCGGTGACCACAAACAGGTCTCGCCGTTGGCCATAGGCACGGCGGAAGAGAAAATCAAGGAGCTCAGCCGCCGATTCCTGGCCAACCAGCCTCACGGCTCGGAGATGACTCCAGGCAAGTCCATCTACGATCTTGCACGCGTGGTGTTCGCAGGCAACTCCGTGATGCTTAAAGAACACTTCCGCTGCGTGCCAGCCATCATCGAATTCTCGAACCGGGAGTTCTACGAGAACGACATCCGGGCCTTGCGCGTTCCGAAGGCGAACGAGCGCCTCGACCCGCCGCTAGTTGATGTGTTCGTCAAGGGCGGTTTCCGCCAAGGGGATGTGAACCGTCCCGAAGCCAAGGCAATCGTCGACGAAATCGAAGCCATCCTGGCCGATCCCCAGTTCGACGGGCGCAGCATCGGCGTCGTGACGCTGCTCGGTACCGCCCAGGCGGCCCACATCCACGAGCTCGTGAGCGAGCGCATTTCGCCGGTCGACGTCGTGGGTCGCCAGATTGCGATCGGTCCGCCGCCTGTATTCCAGGGGCGTGAGCGCGACATCATGCTGGTGTCAATGGTTCTTGGCCCCGGGAACCGGGCTGCTTTGGACCGCCCCGACATGAACCAGCGTTTCAACGTGGCGCTGTCGCGTGCCCGTGACCGCATGTACCTGTTCCGTTCGGTGGTTGAAACCGACTTCCAACCGAATTCCCTCAACAGCCGGGTGATGCGCCATTTCAAGCAGCCGTTCCGACAGGACGTACGCAGGGTCCAATCGCTGCGCGAAAAATGCGAGTCGGGGTTCGAGTTGGAGATGTTCGACGAGCTTGTCAAGCGCGGATTCCGCGTCGAGCCGCAAGTGCCCAGTGGGGGCTATCGTATCGACTTTGTCGTCGAGGGCAACGAGGGCCGCCGCCTGGCCATCGAATGTGATGGCGACCGCTTCCACGGACCTGGACAGTGGCACGACGACATGGCACGTCAACGGGTTTTAGAGCGTGCCGGCTGGACGTTCTGGCGCTGTTTCGCATCGAGCTTCGTGCGTCGCCGCGATGCGATCATCAACGAATTGCTGCAAACCTTGGAGCGCATGGGGATCGAGCCGCTCGGCTCAGAGTCTGCCGACAACACCGCATGGGTGCATTACAAGGAAGTCGACCCGTACGGCGTGGAAGAACAACGCGAAGTGGCGTTGGAATGA
- a CDS encoding DnaJ domain-containing protein has translation MTRHTIAELEKLFASSKEDDRVLEHLAHELQFRQAPRAIELLREVQAALSETEPSAGKPRLDTTGPVQHRLDMGEAASSGIPPTPAVKPIASGGASDSMKLPVALATHPNRPALTMTVEDAYKILGVTQTSTWESIEQIRRQLVQRAHPEHLAPMSKEKRAQTQVEAKRVNAAYSVLIQHRTRHS, from the coding sequence TTGACGCGCCACACCATTGCGGAACTGGAGAAGTTGTTCGCCTCGTCAAAGGAAGACGACAGAGTACTTGAACATCTTGCGCACGAGCTCCAGTTTCGCCAGGCACCGCGAGCAATTGAGCTGCTGCGAGAGGTTCAAGCGGCCTTGTCGGAGACAGAACCGTCGGCGGGGAAACCGAGGTTGGACACTACCGGTCCGGTGCAGCATCGGCTGGATATGGGAGAGGCTGCGTCCTCTGGGATACCGCCGACGCCTGCGGTCAAACCTATTGCGTCTGGTGGGGCCAGCGACTCTATGAAGCTGCCGGTCGCCCTGGCCACGCATCCAAATCGCCCAGCACTCACGATGACCGTTGAAGACGCCTACAAGATACTCGGGGTGACGCAGACCTCTACATGGGAATCAATCGAGCAGATACGACGCCAATTGGTTCAGCGGGCGCATCCGGAGCACCTTGCGCCCATGAGCAAGGAGAAACGTGCGCAGACGCAGGTCGAGGCCAAGCGGGTCAATGCGGCCTATTCAGTGCTGATACAGCACAGAACACGGCACTCGTAA
- a CDS encoding IS5 family transposase, whose product MQTSFSDLEYAGKKKQTRRERFLAQLQAVTPWAQLEAALAPFYPAGKGPGRPPLGLSRMLRMYVAQQCFGLSDEGIEDAVYDSHAIRCFIGIDLAREAAPDATTLLKFRRLLEDQGLSRVIFETIRDHLARQGLLLREGTLVDATLIAAPPSTKNRDRARDPDMHQAKKGNQWHFGMKAHIGVDLDSGLVHTVLTTPANVNDVTQAHALLHGQETDALGDAGYQGVAKRPENRDTPVTWHVALRPGVRRALPDDALGRLQERIEQVKASLRAKVEHPFHIIKNLFKHRKARYRGLAKNQAQLFTLFGLANVVIAGWRLRARHTLRAS is encoded by the coding sequence ATGCAAACGAGCTTTTCCGACCTCGAGTACGCCGGCAAGAAGAAGCAGACGCGCCGCGAGCGCTTCCTGGCGCAGCTGCAGGCGGTGACGCCGTGGGCGCAGCTGGAGGCGGCGCTGGCGCCGTTCTACCCGGCCGGCAAGGGCCCGGGCCGCCCGCCGCTGGGGCTGTCGCGCATGCTGCGCATGTACGTGGCGCAGCAGTGCTTTGGGCTGTCGGACGAGGGCATCGAGGACGCCGTGTACGACAGCCACGCCATCCGCTGCTTCATCGGCATCGACCTGGCCCGCGAGGCGGCGCCGGATGCGACCACGCTGCTGAAGTTCCGCCGCCTGCTGGAAGATCAGGGTCTGAGCCGGGTGATCTTCGAGACGATTCGCGATCACCTGGCCCGCCAGGGCCTGCTGCTGCGTGAGGGCACCCTCGTGGATGCGACGCTGATCGCCGCCCCGCCGTCGACCAAGAACCGCGACCGGGCGCGCGATCCGGACATGCATCAGGCCAAGAAGGGGAACCAGTGGCACTTTGGCATGAAGGCGCACATCGGGGTCGACCTGGACTCGGGGCTGGTGCACACGGTGCTGACCACGCCGGCCAACGTCAACGACGTGACCCAGGCGCACGCCCTGCTGCACGGGCAGGAAACGGACGCGCTGGGCGATGCCGGCTACCAGGGCGTAGCCAAGCGCCCGGAGAATCGGGACACGCCGGTCACCTGGCACGTGGCGCTGCGCCCGGGCGTGCGCCGGGCCCTGCCCGATGACGCGCTGGGCCGCCTGCAGGAACGGATCGAACAGGTCAAGGCGAGCCTGCGGGCCAAGGTCGAGCATCCGTTTCACATCATCAAGAACCTGTTCAAGCACCGCAAGGCGCGTTACCGGGGGCTGGCCAAGAACCAGGCGCAGCTGTTCACGCTGTTCGGCCTGGCCAACGTGGTGATTGCCGGCTGGCGCCTTCGGGCGCGGCACACCCTCCGTGCGTCCTGA
- a CDS encoding NAD-dependent succinate-semialdehyde dehydrogenase, which yields MIDSPLLPHLDAYIDGRWTAAASGKTFKVINPATGDHLADVASLGHDEVLSAITAAKQALRTPSTFEQRHAWLTGIAQALREHREEIGRILTLEHGKPWKEGAGEADYAAGFFAYCAEHLDLLKPRKLAEKPRGCEWTVQYRPAGVVGLIVPWNFPIGMIAKKLSSAIAADCASVIKPASKTPLTMLALFTLLDRVVKLPAGRANLVMGSAGMIGDALLTHPDVAVVSFTGSTEVGRELIEKSAPLVKRLTLELGGNAPFIVYEDADLDHAADQLMASKFRGNGQTCVCANRVYVQRSVADAYLEKVVARVRKLKLGNGIETDTDIGPLVDRAGYEKVRFHVEDALAKGATLLVGGGAKPIDTEWGGFHPPTVVRGVTHDMACCKEETFGPLVPVIEFDTEAQVLDMANDTEFGLAAYVFTRDEARAQRSIMALQFQHVGWNTGSGPTPEAPFGGIKQSGFGREGGAEGIYEFAEAQTVPRGA from the coding sequence ATGATCGACTCCCCGCTGCTGCCGCATCTGGACGCTTACATCGACGGCCGCTGGACCGCGGCCGCGTCCGGCAAGACCTTCAAGGTCATCAACCCCGCCACCGGTGACCACCTGGCCGACGTGGCCTCGCTGGGCCATGACGAAGTGCTGTCCGCCATCACCGCCGCCAAGCAGGCGCTGCGCACGCCGTCGACTTTCGAGCAGCGCCATGCCTGGCTGACCGGCATCGCCCAGGCGCTGCGCGAACACCGCGAGGAGATCGGCCGCATCCTGACCCTGGAGCACGGCAAGCCGTGGAAGGAGGGCGCCGGCGAGGCCGACTACGCAGCCGGCTTTTTTGCCTACTGCGCCGAGCACCTGGACCTGCTCAAGCCCCGCAAGCTGGCCGAAAAGCCGCGCGGCTGCGAGTGGACCGTGCAGTACCGCCCGGCCGGCGTGGTCGGCCTGATCGTGCCGTGGAACTTCCCGATCGGCATGATCGCCAAGAAGCTGTCGTCGGCCATCGCCGCCGACTGCGCCAGCGTCATCAAGCCGGCCTCCAAGACCCCGCTGACCATGCTGGCCCTGTTCACGCTGCTGGATCGGGTGGTCAAACTGCCGGCCGGGCGTGCCAATCTGGTGATGGGCTCGGCCGGCATGATCGGCGACGCGCTGCTGACCCACCCCGACGTAGCCGTGGTCAGCTTCACCGGCTCGACTGAGGTCGGCCGCGAGCTGATCGAAAAAAGCGCGCCGCTGGTCAAGCGCCTGACCCTGGAGCTGGGCGGCAATGCGCCGTTCATCGTTTATGAGGATGCCGACCTCGACCACGCCGCCGACCAGCTGATGGCGAGCAAATTCCGCGGCAACGGCCAGACCTGCGTGTGTGCCAACCGCGTGTACGTGCAGCGCAGCGTGGCCGATGCGTACCTGGAAAAAGTCGTCGCGCGGGTGCGCAAGCTCAAGCTGGGCAACGGCATCGAGACCGACACCGACATCGGCCCGCTGGTGGACCGCGCCGGCTACGAGAAAGTGCGTTTCCACGTCGAGGACGCCCTGGCCAAGGGCGCGACCCTGCTGGTCGGCGGCGGCGCCAAGCCGATCGACACCGAATGGGGCGGCTTTCACCCTCCCACCGTCGTGCGCGGCGTGACCCACGACATGGCCTGCTGCAAGGAAGAAACCTTCGGCCCGCTGGTGCCGGTGATCGAGTTCGACACCGAGGCGCAGGTGCTGGACATGGCCAACGACACCGAGTTTGGCCTGGCCGCCTACGTATTCACCCGCGACGAGGCCCGCGCCCAGCGCTCCATCATGGCGCTGCAGTTCCAGCACGTCGGCTGGAACACCGGCTCCGGCCCCACCCCGGAAGCGCCATTCGGCGGCATCAAGCAATCCGGCTTCGGCCGCGAGGGCGGCGCCGAGGGCATCTACGAGTTCGCCGAGGCGCAGACCGTGCCGCGCGGGGCATGA